In Kordiimonas sp. SCSIO 12610, the following are encoded in one genomic region:
- a CDS encoding tetratricopeptide repeat protein, translating to MQLMRAIIGVLLVLTCSACSQVFHNKKICSAESKVPHISSLMMRACSGDRDTQYELGRLFEEGSEVQQNYQLALSYYKLAATPSTGQTHIYVPGAGKVAGYVMPVQTGAAHPGDARAKFRLGIMYREGRGVNADPDRAEQYFSEARAQGVTE from the coding sequence ATGCAGCTAATGCGGGCAATTATTGGGGTACTGCTCGTCCTCACCTGTTCTGCTTGTAGCCAGGTATTCCATAATAAAAAAATTTGCAGCGCTGAAAGCAAAGTGCCGCACATATCCTCTTTAATGATGAGGGCGTGTTCGGGTGACCGTGATACTCAATATGAATTGGGCCGTTTGTTTGAAGAAGGAAGCGAAGTTCAGCAGAATTATCAGCTAGCCTTATCTTATTATAAACTTGCGGCGACGCCGAGTACTGGCCAAACTCATATTTATGTGCCGGGTGCAGGCAAGGTTGCGGGTTATGTTATGCCAGTCCAAACAGGTGCTGCGCACCCAGGTGACGCAAGGGCCAAATTCCGATTGGGTATCATGTACCGGGAAGGGCGCGGCGTGAATGCTGACCCTGATAGGGCAGAACAATATTTTTCTGAGGCTAGAGCGCAAGGAGTTACTGAATAA
- a CDS encoding NAD(P)/FAD-dependent oxidoreductase: MTEIIKTDICVIGAGSGGLSVAAGAVQMGAEVVLIEKHKMGGDCLNTGCVPSKALLAAGKRAEAMRSGAPYGIKPVEPEIDFAAANAHVKNVIKGIEPHDSVERFESLGVNVIEAAAKFTGPNEVEAGGKRIQAKKFVIATGSRAAVPPIPGIEDTDYLTNEEIFDNTVCPDHLIVVGAGPIGLEMAEAHKRLGAKVTVLEKFQAMPKDDPELTKIVLDSLRDEGIDIREGVDIESVSGKTGGITIKLSGGEEIKGSHLLIAAGRAPNVDNIGLEAAGVKYSNRGIEVDARLRTSNKRIFAIGDVKGGLMFTHVAGYDAGIIIQNILFKLPAKANYAAVPWVTYTDPELSQVGLTEAQAREKFGESIKAITWEYAENDRARAELLTKGLIKVVVDKKGKILGAGIVGASAGELIQTWQLALSKGFKMRDMAGMISAYPTLAEVGKRAAGSFFTPALYSERTRKIVKFLLKI, encoded by the coding sequence ATGACTGAAATCATTAAAACAGATATTTGTGTTATTGGTGCTGGCTCTGGCGGCCTCTCGGTTGCGGCTGGTGCTGTTCAAATGGGTGCGGAAGTTGTTTTGATTGAAAAGCACAAAATGGGCGGCGACTGTTTGAACACTGGCTGTGTTCCATCAAAAGCGCTGTTGGCTGCCGGCAAGCGCGCCGAAGCGATGCGAAGCGGCGCACCATACGGTATCAAACCTGTTGAACCCGAAATTGATTTCGCCGCCGCCAACGCACACGTCAAAAACGTAATTAAAGGCATCGAACCCCACGACAGCGTTGAACGCTTTGAAAGTTTGGGTGTGAATGTTATCGAAGCTGCCGCAAAATTCACAGGACCAAACGAGGTTGAGGCTGGCGGTAAGCGTATACAGGCAAAAAAGTTTGTGATTGCGACCGGATCGCGGGCGGCCGTTCCCCCTATTCCCGGTATTGAGGATACTGATTATCTCACGAACGAAGAAATTTTCGATAATACGGTGTGTCCAGATCATTTGATTGTTGTTGGTGCAGGCCCAATTGGCCTCGAGATGGCAGAAGCGCACAAACGCTTAGGTGCTAAGGTAACCGTGCTTGAGAAATTTCAAGCCATGCCAAAGGATGACCCGGAGCTAACAAAAATCGTACTCGATAGTCTGCGCGATGAAGGCATTGATATCCGTGAAGGTGTTGATATCGAAAGTGTTTCAGGCAAAACTGGTGGCATTACCATTAAGCTATCTGGCGGTGAGGAAATAAAGGGATCACACCTTCTGATCGCTGCTGGACGCGCGCCAAATGTGGATAATATTGGCCTAGAGGCTGCTGGTGTGAAATACAGTAACCGGGGTATTGAGGTGGATGCGCGCCTGCGCACATCAAACAAACGTATTTTTGCCATTGGCGACGTTAAAGGTGGTTTGATGTTCACCCATGTTGCCGGATATGATGCAGGCATTATTATCCAGAATATTCTGTTCAAACTGCCTGCGAAAGCAAACTATGCTGCAGTACCTTGGGTAACCTATACCGACCCGGAACTATCGCAGGTTGGCCTGACGGAAGCACAAGCACGGGAAAAATTTGGTGAAAGTATCAAAGCGATCACATGGGAATACGCCGAAAATGATCGTGCCCGCGCTGAGCTGTTAACCAAAGGTTTGATCAAGGTTGTTGTCGACAAAAAAGGTAAGATCCTCGGCGCTGGTATTGTCGGCGCAAGCGCAGGTGAACTTATTCAAACATGGCAGCTTGCGCTCTCAAAAGGCTTTAAAATGCGGGATATGGCGGGCATGATATCAGCCTATCCAACCCTTGCAGAGGTTGGTAAGCGCGCAGCAGGCTCATTCTTTACACCTGCGCTTTATAGCGAACGGACCCGAAAAATCGTTAAGTTTCTATTGAAGATATAA
- a CDS encoding TVP38/TMEM64 family protein, translating to MTTPTEHESTAAAKPAWKRFLPIGIIVIALIAFFATGLNEYFTVDAIAENQSTLKEFARDNLVLAMLAVVVIYAIATAISAPVGSIFTLLSGFILGTLYGGIAVVVGATIGATIIFYAGREAAGDTLAKLGGEKMKNLEEGFAKDAMSYMFILRLVPLFPFFVVNLAAAAFRVPAKSYVIATFFGIMPGTFVFASVGAGFSSITESENIGAGILLQPEIIGPIIGLVVLSLVPIIYKKIKGEDTAEPSENGA from the coding sequence ATGACAACGCCAACAGAACACGAAAGCACGGCAGCCGCTAAGCCTGCTTGGAAACGCTTCCTTCCAATTGGGATCATTGTGATTGCCCTTATCGCTTTCTTTGCGACCGGCTTGAACGAATACTTTACGGTCGATGCAATTGCAGAGAACCAAAGCACATTGAAAGAATTTGCGCGGGATAACCTTGTTCTTGCGATGTTGGCGGTTGTTGTAATTTATGCAATTGCAACGGCGATATCTGCGCCCGTCGGCTCTATATTCACCCTGCTATCTGGGTTTATCCTTGGTACATTATATGGTGGTATTGCTGTTGTTGTTGGTGCCACCATCGGTGCGACAATTATTTTCTATGCTGGCCGTGAAGCTGCTGGTGATACACTAGCGAAGCTTGGCGGTGAAAAAATGAAAAACCTTGAAGAGGGTTTCGCCAAAGACGCCATGAGCTATATGTTCATTCTTCGCCTTGTTCCCTTGTTCCCGTTCTTTGTGGTGAATCTGGCGGCGGCAGCGTTTAGGGTACCTGCCAAAAGTTACGTAATCGCGACATTCTTTGGTATCATGCCCGGTACATTTGTATTTGCAAGCGTAGGTGCTGGATTCTCATCGATTACAGAATCAGAAAATATTGGCGCTGGCATTTTGCTACAGCCAGAAATTATTGGCCCTATCATTGGTCTTGTGGTCTTATCGCTCGTGCCAATCATCTATAAAAAAATTAAAGGCGAAGACACCGCAGAACCATCTGAAAACGGTGCATAA
- a CDS encoding DUF547 domain-containing protein, with product MKLTHFAYAACMILLTWDVASAQSGPKAIEYWTAHNPNSTQIVDHSVWDRILQKYIQTTDAGLNLFDYGGVSAEDKEALENYLDALSDIKVTDLNREEQRAYWINAYNAITVNLVIDEYPVSSIRKINGGLFNLGPWKDDIFVVEDKDITLDNIEHGILRPIWNDPRTHYSVNCASYGCPNLVNRAWTAENMEHLLEESARIFINSDRGIQKISGNRIEVSSIYSWFKDDFGGDDKSVIEHLKKYAEGDKKAKLEKVNRISDHDYDWNLNTVK from the coding sequence ATGAAACTGACACACTTTGCCTATGCAGCCTGCATGATCCTCCTGACCTGGGATGTTGCATCAGCACAGTCTGGCCCTAAAGCTATTGAATATTGGACAGCACACAATCCAAATTCCACACAAATTGTGGACCATAGTGTTTGGGACCGCATTCTTCAGAAATATATCCAAACAACCGACGCTGGTTTGAACCTGTTTGATTATGGAGGTGTCAGTGCTGAAGACAAAGAAGCACTAGAAAATTATCTGGATGCCTTGTCTGACATTAAAGTAACGGATCTGAACCGCGAAGAACAGCGCGCATACTGGATCAATGCGTACAATGCTATCACTGTAAACCTGGTTATCGATGAATATCCTGTATCGTCTATCCGTAAAATTAACGGTGGCCTCTTTAACCTTGGACCGTGGAAAGATGATATTTTTGTTGTAGAAGACAAAGACATTACCCTTGATAACATCGAGCATGGCATTCTGCGCCCTATTTGGAATGATCCCCGTACACACTATAGTGTAAACTGTGCGTCTTATGGCTGCCCGAACCTTGTTAATCGTGCATGGACTGCGGAAAATATGGAACATTTGCTGGAAGAAAGCGCCCGTATCTTTATTAACAGCGACCGCGGTATTCAAAAGATTAGTGGTAATCGCATTGAAGTTTCGTCTATCTATAGCTGGTTCAAAGACGATTTTGGCGGCGACGACAAAAGTGTGATTGAACACCTTAAAAAGTATGCTGAAGGCGATAAAAAAGCCAAATTAGAAAAAGTGAACCGTATCAGCGACCATGATTACGACTGGAACCTGAACACTGTAAAATAA
- a CDS encoding DUF2064 domain-containing protein, with product MSHHEPTLVLFFKRPKLGFGKQRLAASIGPEKAYQIAECLLLCATEDMKTWEGRCVFAVEARDDLDWASALLRREMAGSQFDLIAQSEGNLGERLNHVDHYVRDKGAKHVYFIGSDAPILSPKFYQFIFSQVSDYDITLASSDDGGVTLMGGRKPWPDMIGLPWSTDSLGDELRSLCEEKHLSVKVLDGHYDIDTLTDLKRCIDDLRGDNRPQRKRLCKVFDELNLVGHG from the coding sequence ATGAGTCATCACGAACCAACATTGGTATTGTTTTTCAAGCGTCCGAAACTCGGATTTGGGAAGCAACGGCTAGCTGCCTCAATCGGGCCTGAAAAAGCATACCAAATTGCTGAATGCCTTCTTTTATGCGCAACCGAAGATATGAAAACATGGGAAGGGCGATGTGTTTTTGCGGTTGAAGCACGCGATGATCTGGATTGGGCAAGCGCGCTTTTGAGGCGCGAAATGGCTGGCAGCCAATTTGACCTGATAGCACAAAGTGAAGGCAACCTCGGCGAACGGTTGAACCATGTGGACCACTATGTGCGGGATAAGGGGGCGAAGCATGTCTATTTTATAGGTTCGGACGCACCGATTTTATCCCCAAAATTCTATCAGTTTATATTCAGTCAAGTTTCTGATTACGATATAACGCTTGCGTCTTCGGATGATGGTGGTGTTACGCTGATGGGGGGCAGGAAGCCATGGCCGGATATGATCGGATTACCCTGGAGCACGGATAGTTTAGGTGATGAATTGCGCAGCCTGTGTGAAGAAAAGCACCTTTCTGTTAAGGTTCTTGACGGACACTATGACATCGATACTCTGACTGACCTGAAGCGCTGTATTGATGATTTAAGAGGGGACAATCGCCCTCAGCGGAAGCGATTATGCAAAGTGTTTGATGAACTTAATCTCGTGGGGCATGGCTAA
- a CDS encoding TIGR04283 family arsenosugar biosynthesis glycosyltransferase, with translation MTAKLSIIIPCYRDEEALTELLPTLKQLSASCELLDGTEIIVVDGASSRDCKSIVEAAGGIYLSEDANRGKQILSGVKVASGNIFWFLHADVTLDTSSVDEISKKYADGVRAGYFKFAFSGPKTSIKRFLAYWVNLRSRIGGIAYGDQGLFIDAETYFKAGGHAPLPLFEEARLMRRLKRGGLLVPLALEIYVNSRRWERDGFIKRTLSNRIFALLYALGFSAERISGWYRTSSTSQNSDLH, from the coding sequence GTGACAGCGAAATTAAGTATCATAATTCCCTGCTACCGCGATGAAGAGGCGCTGACAGAATTGCTGCCAACATTAAAGCAATTAAGTGCTAGCTGTGAATTGTTGGATGGTACTGAGATCATTGTTGTTGATGGTGCGTCTTCTCGTGATTGTAAATCGATTGTTGAGGCCGCAGGCGGAATTTACCTTTCGGAGGACGCAAACAGGGGAAAACAAATCCTTAGCGGCGTGAAGGTAGCATCCGGCAATATATTCTGGTTCCTTCATGCTGATGTTACCTTGGATACTTCGAGTGTTGATGAAATATCAAAAAAATATGCAGACGGCGTTCGCGCGGGGTATTTCAAATTTGCATTTTCGGGGCCAAAGACGAGCATCAAGCGGTTTTTAGCCTATTGGGTAAACCTGAGGTCAAGAATAGGTGGGATTGCCTACGGTGATCAGGGCCTTTTCATTGACGCTGAAACATACTTTAAGGCAGGTGGTCATGCCCCATTGCCTCTGTTTGAAGAAGCCCGGTTGATGCGAAGGCTGAAACGCGGTGGATTGCTTGTTCCCTTGGCATTGGAAATATACGTGAATTCGCGGCGCTGGGAACGGGACGGATTTATTAAAAGAACGCTGTCCAATCGCATATTTGCGCTTCTATATGCGCTTGGTTTTTCCGCTGAACGTATTTCAGGATGGTATCGAACATCCTCAACATCGCAGAACAGTGATTTGCATTGA